In the Calonectris borealis chromosome 11, bCalBor7.hap1.2, whole genome shotgun sequence genome, one interval contains:
- the FURIN gene encoding furin isoform X2 translates to MDLRPCSLLLLWTLVVALTLLAQEVLAQRIYTNTWAVLVPAGPQEADRLARKHGFLNLGPVQWLEQQVAKRRTKRDVFMEPTDPKFPQQWYLYNTNQRDLNVRQAWEQGYTGKGIVVSILDDGIEKNHPDLEGNYDPGASFDVNDQDPDPQPRYTQMNDNRHGTRCAGEVAAVANNGICGVGVAYNARIGGVRMLDGEVTDAVEAHSLGLNPNHIHIYSASWGPEDDGKTVDGPARLAEEAFFRGVSQGRGGLGSIFVWASGNGGREHDSCNCDGYTNSIYTLSISSTTQYGNVPWYSEACSSTLATTYSSGNQNEKQIVTTDLRQKCTESHTGTSASAPLAAGIIALALEANKNLTWRDMQHLVVQTSKPAHLNANDWVTNGVGRKVSHSYGYGLLDAGAMVSLAKNWTTVGPQRKCVIDVLTEPKDIGKRLEVRRKVDACLGKANYISRLEHAQARLTLSYNRRGDLAIHLVSPMGTRSTLLAARPHDFSADGFNDWAFMTTHSWDEDPSGEWVLEIENTSDANNYGTLTKFTLVLYGTATDSPSLSNQLESSGCKTLTPSQTCVVCEEGYYLHQKSCLKRCPPGFAPGVQSTHYNLDNSVEPIAPHLCLPCHPSCATCAGPGPNQCLTCPAHSHFSNLDLSCSHQTQSSRASPALADGKGLAEAPPPANLPVLIASLSCVLIVVIFVTIFLVLQARSGFSLRGVKVYALDSGIISYKGLPSDIWQEEGPSESDGEEYEAHNERTAFIRDQSAL, encoded by the exons GTGCAGTGGCTGGAGCAACAGGTGGCGAAGCGCAGGACCAAGCGAGACGTTTTCATGGAGCCCACGGACCCCAAGTTCCCGCAGCAGTGGTACCTG TACAACACGAACCAGCGGGACCTGAATGTGCGTCAGGCCTGGGAGCAGGGCTACACAGGCAAGGGCATTGTGGTTTCCATCCTGGATGATGGCATTGAGAAGAACCACCCTGACCTGGAGGGCAACTAT GATCCAGGGGCGAGCTTTGATGTCAATGACCAGGACCCAGACCCACAGCCCCGTTACACACAGATGAATGACAACAG ACACGGCACGCGCTGCGCCGGGGAAGTTGCTGCCGTGGCAAACAACGGGATCTGTGGTGTCGGCGTGGCTTACAACGCCAGGATTGGAG GGGTGCGCATGCTGGATGGGGAGGTGACTGATGCAGTGGAGGCCCATTCCCTGGGCCTCAATCCCAACCACATCCACATCTACAGTGCCAGCTGGGGCCCCGAGGACGACGGCAAGACTGTGGATGGCCCGGCCCGGCTGGCAGAAGAGGCTTTCTTCCGAGGGGTCAGCCAG GGCCGAGGGGGGCTGGGCTCCATCTTCGTCTGGGCGTCCGGGAACGGGGGCCGCGAGCACGACAGCTGCAACTGTGACGGTTACACCAACAGCATCTACACGCTGTCCATCAGCAGCACCACGCAGTACGGTAACGTGCCCTGGTACAGCGAAGCCTGCTCCTCCACCCTCGCCACCACCTACAGCAGCGGCAACCAGAACGAGAAGCAGATT GTGACAACTGACCTCAGACAGAAATGCACCGAATCGCACACAGGAACATCAGCCTCGGCGCCCCTGGCCGCTGGCATCATCGCCCTCGCCCTGGAAGCCAA CAAGAACCTGACCTGGCGGGACATGCAGCATCTGGTGGTGCAGACGTCGAAGCCGGCTCACCTCAACGCCAACGACTGGGTCACCAATGGTGTGGGCCGCaaag TCAGCCACTCCTACGGCTATGGCCTGCTGGACGCCGGGGCCATGGTGAGCCTGGCCAAGAACTGGACCACCGTGGGACCTCAGAGGAAATGCGTCATCGACGTCCTTACGGAGCCGAA GGACATCGGGAAACGCCTGGAGGTGCGGCGGAAGGTGGACGCCTGCCTGGGAAAAGCCAACTACATCAGCCGGCTGGAGCACGCGCAGGCCAGGCTGACGCTATCCTACAACCGACGGGGGGACTTGGCCATCCACCTCGTCAGTCCCATGGGCACCCGCTCCACCCTCCTGGCCGCCAG GCCCCACGACTTCTCGGCTGACGGCTTCAATGACTGGGCCTTCATGACGACGCACTCGTGGGATGAGGACCCCTCCGGGGAATGGGTGCTGGAGATCGAGAACACCAGCGATGCCAACAACTACG GCACGCTGACCAAGTTCACGCTCGTGCTGTACGGGACAGCCACTGACTCCCCAAGCCTCTCCAaccagctggagagcagcggCTGCAAGACCCTGACCCCCAGCCAGACCTGCGTGG TGTGCGAGGAGGGGTACTACCTTCACCAGAAGAGCTGTCTGAAGCGCTGCCCTCCTGGCTTCGCGCCTGGTGTCCAGAGCACGCACTACAACCTGGACAATAGTGTGGAGCCCATTGCACCCcatctctgcctgccctgccacccgTCCTGTGCCACCTGTGCGGGGCCCGGCCCCAACCAGTGCCTGACCTGCCCTGCGCACTCCCACTTCAGCAACCTGGACCTCTCCTGCTCCCACCAGACGCAGAGCAGCCGTGCGTCCCCTGCCCTGGCGGATGGCAAGGGGCTGGCCGAGGCCCCCCCTCCAGCCAACCTGCCTGTCCTCATCGCCAGCCTCAGCTGTGTCCTCATCGTTGTCATCTTCGTCACCATCTTCCTGGTGCTGCAGGCGCGCTCAGGCTTCAGCCTGCGGGGCGTAAAAGTCTACGCCCTGGACAGCGGGATCATCTCCTACAAGGGGCTCCCCTCCGACATCTGGCAGGAGGAGGGCCCCTCTGAGTCGGACGGTGAGGAATACGAGGCCCACAATGAGAGGACTGCCTTCATCAGAGACCAAAGTGCCCTTTGA
- the FURIN gene encoding furin isoform X3, protein MEPTDPKFPQQWYLYNTNQRDLNVRQAWEQGYTGKGIVVSILDDGIEKNHPDLEGNYDPGASFDVNDQDPDPQPRYTQMNDNRHGTRCAGEVAAVANNGICGVGVAYNARIGGVRMLDGEVTDAVEAHSLGLNPNHIHIYSASWGPEDDGKTVDGPARLAEEAFFRGVSQGRGGLGSIFVWASGNGGREHDSCNCDGYTNSIYTLSISSTTQYGNVPWYSEACSSTLATTYSSGNQNEKQIVTTDLRQKCTESHTGTSASAPLAAGIIALALEANKNLTWRDMQHLVVQTSKPAHLNANDWVTNGVGRKVSHSYGYGLLDAGAMVSLAKNWTTVGPQRKCVIDVLTEPKDIGKRLEVRRKVDACLGKANYISRLEHAQARLTLSYNRRGDLAIHLVSPMGTRSTLLAARPHDFSADGFNDWAFMTTHSWDEDPSGEWVLEIENTSDANNYGTLTKFTLVLYGTATDSPSLSNQLESSGCKTLTPSQTCVVCEEGYYLHQKSCLKRCPPGFAPGVQSTHYNLDNSVEPIAPHLCLPCHPSCATCAGPGPNQCLTCPAHSHFSNLDLSCSHQTQSSRASPALADGKGLAEAPPPANLPVLIASLSCVLIVVIFVTIFLVLQARSGFSLRGVKVYALDSGIISYKGLPSDIWQEEGPSESDGEEYEAHNERTAFIRDQSAL, encoded by the exons ATGGAGCCCACGGACCCCAAGTTCCCGCAGCAGTGGTACCTG TACAACACGAACCAGCGGGACCTGAATGTGCGTCAGGCCTGGGAGCAGGGCTACACAGGCAAGGGCATTGTGGTTTCCATCCTGGATGATGGCATTGAGAAGAACCACCCTGACCTGGAGGGCAACTAT GATCCAGGGGCGAGCTTTGATGTCAATGACCAGGACCCAGACCCACAGCCCCGTTACACACAGATGAATGACAACAG ACACGGCACGCGCTGCGCCGGGGAAGTTGCTGCCGTGGCAAACAACGGGATCTGTGGTGTCGGCGTGGCTTACAACGCCAGGATTGGAG GGGTGCGCATGCTGGATGGGGAGGTGACTGATGCAGTGGAGGCCCATTCCCTGGGCCTCAATCCCAACCACATCCACATCTACAGTGCCAGCTGGGGCCCCGAGGACGACGGCAAGACTGTGGATGGCCCGGCCCGGCTGGCAGAAGAGGCTTTCTTCCGAGGGGTCAGCCAG GGCCGAGGGGGGCTGGGCTCCATCTTCGTCTGGGCGTCCGGGAACGGGGGCCGCGAGCACGACAGCTGCAACTGTGACGGTTACACCAACAGCATCTACACGCTGTCCATCAGCAGCACCACGCAGTACGGTAACGTGCCCTGGTACAGCGAAGCCTGCTCCTCCACCCTCGCCACCACCTACAGCAGCGGCAACCAGAACGAGAAGCAGATT GTGACAACTGACCTCAGACAGAAATGCACCGAATCGCACACAGGAACATCAGCCTCGGCGCCCCTGGCCGCTGGCATCATCGCCCTCGCCCTGGAAGCCAA CAAGAACCTGACCTGGCGGGACATGCAGCATCTGGTGGTGCAGACGTCGAAGCCGGCTCACCTCAACGCCAACGACTGGGTCACCAATGGTGTGGGCCGCaaag TCAGCCACTCCTACGGCTATGGCCTGCTGGACGCCGGGGCCATGGTGAGCCTGGCCAAGAACTGGACCACCGTGGGACCTCAGAGGAAATGCGTCATCGACGTCCTTACGGAGCCGAA GGACATCGGGAAACGCCTGGAGGTGCGGCGGAAGGTGGACGCCTGCCTGGGAAAAGCCAACTACATCAGCCGGCTGGAGCACGCGCAGGCCAGGCTGACGCTATCCTACAACCGACGGGGGGACTTGGCCATCCACCTCGTCAGTCCCATGGGCACCCGCTCCACCCTCCTGGCCGCCAG GCCCCACGACTTCTCGGCTGACGGCTTCAATGACTGGGCCTTCATGACGACGCACTCGTGGGATGAGGACCCCTCCGGGGAATGGGTGCTGGAGATCGAGAACACCAGCGATGCCAACAACTACG GCACGCTGACCAAGTTCACGCTCGTGCTGTACGGGACAGCCACTGACTCCCCAAGCCTCTCCAaccagctggagagcagcggCTGCAAGACCCTGACCCCCAGCCAGACCTGCGTGG TGTGCGAGGAGGGGTACTACCTTCACCAGAAGAGCTGTCTGAAGCGCTGCCCTCCTGGCTTCGCGCCTGGTGTCCAGAGCACGCACTACAACCTGGACAATAGTGTGGAGCCCATTGCACCCcatctctgcctgccctgccacccgTCCTGTGCCACCTGTGCGGGGCCCGGCCCCAACCAGTGCCTGACCTGCCCTGCGCACTCCCACTTCAGCAACCTGGACCTCTCCTGCTCCCACCAGACGCAGAGCAGCCGTGCGTCCCCTGCCCTGGCGGATGGCAAGGGGCTGGCCGAGGCCCCCCCTCCAGCCAACCTGCCTGTCCTCATCGCCAGCCTCAGCTGTGTCCTCATCGTTGTCATCTTCGTCACCATCTTCCTGGTGCTGCAGGCGCGCTCAGGCTTCAGCCTGCGGGGCGTAAAAGTCTACGCCCTGGACAGCGGGATCATCTCCTACAAGGGGCTCCCCTCCGACATCTGGCAGGAGGAGGGCCCCTCTGAGTCGGACGGTGAGGAATACGAGGCCCACAATGAGAGGACTGCCTTCATCAGAGACCAAAGTGCCCTTTGA